Proteins co-encoded in one Aspergillus luchuensis IFO 4308 DNA, chromosome 6, nearly complete sequence genomic window:
- the gfsA gene encoding glycosyltransferase family 31 protein (COG:S;~EggNog:ENOG410PPBC;~InterPro:IPR006740;~PFAM:PF04646) → MFKNTHNNTAKMPMFRMKTVFPLIALFSIGFFFWCVERFDQAALLRFKHPADRVAGSTPQIQLQPTPPSKACDVDPGLQAPLPFSEWLPRKNYTRAYFRPHHVSPKTEFNSLEDIEVPVLPPMTVMERGMVVSPENEEPLPCPPIIDVNVAADNDVDETDKLLFGLATTADRLDRLLPSLLYSYGNTKAGLIVLVPESDDDIPKQEAYFRNRGLDLTLIQSPLDFTARYFGLVQAFAETIRTKRPQTQWVSFIDDDTFFLSLPTIAEELKLFDVNKKHYIGALSEASWQVDTFGHIAFGGAGVFVSKPLLDVLEEYYDECQSWGEQPGDQKLGQCIQRYGETPLTLWPSLYQMDMKGEVDGVYESGRKIESLHHWNSWYTKDVVKMTTVAAAAGRRSVLRRWVFDQEEIVNNATGRSTRTFWVFTNGYSLVKYTYDENTPDDAINFDHTEKTWEEDPRGYEARLGPLRNRDQEGVTKDRWLLRDAFVVGDNVHQWYVREEDEGHSVIEIVWLGPKGGGGAGVRDFGVRRQHH, encoded by the coding sequence ATGTTCAAGAATACTCATAATAATACCGCCAAAATGCCGATGTTCCGTATGAAGACGGTTTTCCCTCTGATCGCCCTTTTCTCGATTGGGTTCTTTTTCTGGTGCGTCGAGCGCTTCGACCAGGCTGCCCTTCTGCGTTTTAAGCATCCAGCCGATCGCGTCGCTGGTTCAACCCCGCAAATCCAGTTGCAACCGACACCCCCATCCAAGGCCTGCGACGTGGACCCTGGTCTTCAGGCTCCTCTGCCCTTCAGCGAATGGCTTCCTCGCAAGAACTACACCCGTGCCTACTTCCGTCCTCACCATGTGAGCCCCAAGACCGAGTTCAACTCGCTCGAGGATATCGAAGTCCCAGTGCTCCCTCCGATGACCGTTATGGAGCGTGGTATGGTCGTGTCGCCCGAGAACGAGGAGCCCCTGCCTTGCCCTCCGATCATCGACGTCAACGTTGCTGCTGATAACGATGTGGACGAGACCGATAAGCTTTTGTTCGGTCTGGCTACCACTGCTGACCGTCTGGACCGTCTGCTTCCTTCCCTGCTGTACTCCTACGGAAACACCAAGGCTGGCTTGATTGTGCTTGTTCCGGAATCGGACGACGACATTCCCAAGCAGGAGGCCTACTTCCGCAACCGTGGCTTGGATTTGACCCTGATCCAGTCTCCTTTGGACTTCACTGCTCGTTACTTCGGCCTGGTCCAGGCATTCGCTGAGACCATCCGGACCAAGCGCCCTCAGACTCAGTGGGTCAGCTTCATCGATGATGACACTTTCTTCCTGTCCTTGCCGACCATCGCTGAGGAGCTTAAGCTCTTCGATGTGAACAAGAAGCATTACATTGGTGCCCTGTCTGAGGCTAGCTGGCAGGTGGATACTTTCGGCCACATTGCTttcggtggtgctggtgttttCGTTTCCAAGCCTCTCCTCGATGTTCTGGAGGAATACTACGATGAGTGCCAGTCGTGGGGTGAGCAGCCTGGTGACCAGAAGCTCGGCCAGTGCATCCAGAGATACGGAGAGACCCCTCTTACCCTCTGGCCCTCTCTGTACCAGATGGACATGAAGGGTGAGGTTGACGGTGTCTACGAGTCTGGCCGCAAGATCGAGTCTCTGCACCACTGGAACAGCTGGTACACCAAGGATGTTGTTAAGATGACCACTGtggctgccgctgccggtcGCCGCTCGGTTCTGCGCCGCTGGGTTTTTGACCAGGAAGAGATCGTCAACAACGCTACTGGTCGCTCCACTCGTACTTTCTGGGTGTTCACCAACGGATACTCGCTCGTCAAGTACACTTACGATGAGAACACACCCGATGATGCGATCAACTTTGACCACACTGAGAAGACCTGGGAGGAGGACCCCCGTGGTTACGAGGCCCGCCTGGGACCCCTCCGCAACCGGGATCAGGAAGGTGTCACAAAGGATCGTTGGTTGTTGCGTGATGCCTTCGTGGTTGGCGACAATGTGCACCAGTGGTATGTGcgtgaagaagacgaaggccACAGTGTGATTGAGATCGTTTGGCTCGGCCCCaagggtggtggcggtgccGGCGTCCGGGACTTTGGAGTCCGGAGGCAACATCACTAA
- the MCM1 gene encoding MADS-box domain-containing protein (COG:K;~EggNog:ENOG410PPRB;~InterPro:IPR036879,IPR033897,IPR002100;~PFAM:PF00319;~go_function: GO:0000981 - DNA-binding transcription factor activity, RNA polymerase II-specific [Evidence IEA];~go_function: GO:0000987 - cis-regulatory region sequence-specific DNA binding [Evidence IEA];~go_function: GO:0003677 - DNA binding [Evidence IEA];~go_function: GO:0046983 - protein dimerization activity [Evidence IEA];~go_process: GO:0045944 - positive regulation of transcription by RNA polymerase II [Evidence IEA]): protein MADITAVGEENPSPTQDDLQQAAGNGAADNRGTKRSRMSADDDDDDDDKPGRERRKIEIKFIQDKSRRHITFSKRKAGIMKKAYELSVLTGTQVLLLVVSETGLVYTFTTPKLQPLVTKAEGKNLIQACLNAPDPTTNENGVDAPEVPAETPEDVSHSNVNPQQSNIPRPAGMHPGYMTNEQQQQMAYYQGLQQQQQAGGQYPGMPVGNRMPPQHQPTA, encoded by the exons ATGGCCGACATCACTGCCGTCGGTGAGGAGAACCCTTCTCCTACTCAGGACGACCTGCAGCAGGCCGCCGGTAACGGCGCCGCTGACAACCGCGGCACCAAGCGCTCTCGCATGAgcgccgacgacgacgacgatgatgatgacaagcCCGGTCGCGAGCGCAGAAAGATTGAGATCAAATTCATTCAGGATAAGTCGCGTCGCCAcatcaccttctccaagcgGAAGGCGGGTATCATGAAGAAG GCCTACGAACTCTCTGTTCTCACAGGTACTCAAGTACTCCTGCTGGTCGTTTCCGAGACCGGTCTCGTCTATACTTTCACCACTCCGAAGCTTCAACCGCTGGTGACCAAGGCTGAGGGCAAGAACCTCATTCAG GCCTGTCTGAATGCACCTGACCCCACTACCAACGAGAATGGCGTTGATGCACCCGAGGTGCCGGCTGAGACGCCAGAGGATGTTAGCCACAGCAATGTCAACCCCCAACAGTCGAATATCCCCCGTCCCGCCGGTATGCACCCCGGCTACATGACGAAcgaacaacagcagcagatggCCTACTACCAGGgccttcagcagcaacagcaggcaGGAGGACAGTATCCTGGCATGCCTGTGGGTAACCGGATGCCCCCCCAGCACCAGCCCACGGCGTAA
- a CDS encoding DUF803 domain protein (COG:S;~EggNog:ENOG410PIYS;~InterPro:IPR008521;~PFAM:PF05653;~TransMembrane:9 (o12-33i59-79o85-105i112-132o152-173i207-226o246-265i277-298o304-326i);~go_component: GO:0016021 - integral component of membrane [Evidence IEA];~go_function: GO:0015095 - magnesium ion transmembrane transporter activity [Evidence IEA];~go_process: GO:0015693 - magnesium ion transport [Evidence IEA]) has protein sequence MGNLGDLSPQGSVAVGVVVGLISTSLQAIGLTLQRKSHILEDEKHPYDIRRPPYKRRRWQLGMLMFVIANIVGSTIQITTLPLPVLSTLQASGLVFNTIFATLILGEAFTRYSLIGTVLVCIGALLIAIFGAVGEPAHTLDQLLELLQRRNFILWMAGTAVLVLVIYLGSRLLKFLASPSRSKYPNTRGAYRPHLQISHGRVRLIRGLCYGMISGILSAHSLLLAKSAVELLVRTVVDRVNQFDRWQSWVILLAMIGLALSQLFYLHRGLKLCSTSVLYPFVFCIYNIIAIIDGLIYFRQMSQLAGFHAGLISLGTIVLLGGVLCLSWRLEVIDSHAAVTVVGPSQTGLGPGMAVVEEHETSPLSLGRDGHEDLEREPLLRSAQIPRRSIHKRAPSLPLPQSSLSPQDSTADLDPASIWAELDDSDFDYAAAMMRSSRRSRTFGDPPSAQSRSRMRSSFLRGPRRSSTLSVNQNTWNPRRSSQAAHQGHRSRQRRTSAPAPENRGLLSKPQPYTTGYGTQDDRSDNLLSGHRRRESLTDAELPTGYSNLLAGPRSTLRGAWRSGLQYLTQWTGSNRGRRQSSSSPGSDLEASPDGRTE, from the exons ATGGGGAATCTTGGTGACCTATCGCCCCAGGGGAGTGTCGCG gttggggtggttgtCGGGTTGATCTCGACCAGTCTCCAGGCCATCGGGCTAACCCTCCAACGCAAGTCGCATATCCTCGAGGACGAGAAACACCCGTACGATATACGTCGACCACCTTATAAACGTCGGAGATGGCAG TTGGGGATGCTGATGTTCGTCATTGCGAACATCGTCGGCAGCACCATCCAGATAACTACTCTCCCGCTTCCGGTGCTTTCAACCCTTCAAGCA TCCGGGCTTGTTTTCAATACCATCTTTGCTACTTTGATCCTGGGTGAAGCCTTCACCAGATACTCGCTCATCGGCACAGTCTTGGTCTGCATCGGCGCGCTCCTGATAGCCATTTTTGGCGCCGTCGGGGAGCCAGCGCATACTCTCGATCAGCTTTTGGAGCTACTGCAGCGTCGAAATTTTATACTTTGGATGGCAGGGACGGCCGTACTGGTGCTGGTCATCTATCTCGGCTCCCGCCTGCTGAAATTCCTAGCTTCTCCATCTCGTTCTAAATACCCTAACACACGCGGTGCATATAGGCCGCACCTGCAAATTTCCCACGGACGTGTTCGACTGATCCGCGGTCTATGCTATGGCATGATCAGTGGAATCCTATCGGCGCATTCTCTTCTGCTCGCCAAATCAGCCGTGGAGCTCCTTGTTCGGACGGTCGTGGATCGCGTCAATCAATTCGATCGCTGGCAGTCTTGGGTCATTCTTCTCGCCATGATCGGTCTGGCTCTCTCACAACTATTTTATCTACATCGGGGCCTGAAGCTATGCAGCACCAGTGTCTTATACCCATTTGTCTTCTGCATCTATAACATTATCGCCATCATAGATGGATTAATATACTTCCGACAAATGTCCCAGCTGGCGGGCTTCCATGCTGGGCTGATATCGCTTGGAACTATTGTCTTACTTGGAGGTGTCCTTTGCTTGTCGTGGCGCTTAGAGGTCATAGACAGCCATGCGGCTGTGACTGTTGTCGGACCGTCTCAGACTGGCCTGGGTCCTGGAATGGCTGTTGTTGAGGAGCACGAAACCTCACCCCTTAGCCTGGGAAGAGACGGCCACGAGGACTTGGAGCGTGAGCCCCTCTTACGCAGTGCTCAAATCCCTCGGCGAAGTATTCACAAGAGAGCACCCAGTCTGCCTCTACCTCAGTCTTCCTTGAGTCCACAGGACTCCACGGCAGATCTCGATCCAGCTTCCATCTGGGCAGAGTTGGACGACTCTGACTTTGACTATGCCGCAGCCATGATGCGTTCCTCCAGGCGCAGTCGCACATTTGGAGATCCACCATCGGCCCAATCAAGAAGCAGGATGAGAAGCAGTTTCCTGCGTGGACCTCGCCGCTCCAGCACCCTTTCAGTCAACCAAAATACCTGGAACCCGCGCAGATCCTCCCAAGCCGCACATCAGGGGCATCGCAGCAGGCAACGACGAACATCAGCACCTGCTCCAGAGAACCGTGGACTCCTTTCGAAGCCCCAACCCTACACAACCGGCTACGGCACCCAGGACGACCGCTCAGACAACCTACTATCAGGGCATCGTCGCCGCGAATCCCTCACCGACGCGGAATTACCAACCGGGTACTCGAATCTCCTCGCAGGTCCGAGGAGCACCCTCCGCGGAGCCTGGAGAAGCGGTCTTCAATACCTCACCCAATGGACCGGAAGCAATCGAGGAAGACGACAGAGCTCATCCAGTCCGGGCTCCGACCTCGAAGCCAGTCCCGACGGACGTACAGAATGA
- the VMA4 gene encoding H(+)-transporting V1 sector ATPase subunit E (BUSCO:EOG09264OML;~COG:C;~EggNog:ENOG410PJA9;~InterPro:IPR002842,IPR038495;~PFAM:PF01991;~go_component: GO:0033178 - proton-transporting two-sector ATPase complex, catalytic domain [Evidence IEA];~go_function: GO:0046961 - proton-transporting ATPase activity, rotational mechanism [Evidence IEA];~go_process: GO:1902600 - proton transmembrane transport [Evidence IEA]), with amino-acid sequence MSQSHALSDDQVAGELRKMTAFIRQEALEKAREIQLKADEEFAIEKSKLVRQETAAIDTQYEKKFKQASMSQQITRSTLANRTRLRVLSSRQELLDDLFQQARDQISGIAAKDAEKYEAVLKGLVLEGLYALNEDKVSIRARKQDTDAVKKAIEEAAKEFKETVGKETSAELDEEEPLPEGSAGGVVIIGGQGKIEINNTFEERLRLLEIDALPAVRETLFGKNTNRRFYD; translated from the exons atgtcGCAAAGTCATGCGTTGTCCGATGACCAG GTTGCGGGCGAGCTCCGCAAGATGACGGCCTTCATCCGGCAGGAAGCGCTGGAGAAGGCCCGTGAAATCCAGCTCAAAGCCGACGAGGAGTTCGCCATCGAGAAGTCCAAGCTCGTTCGTCAGGAGACTGCCGCTATCGACACTCAGTATGAGAAGAAGTTCAAGCAAGCTTCCATGTCCCAGCAGATCACTCGCTCTACTCTCGCCAACCGCACCCGTCTCCGTGTTCTCTCGTCTCGCCAGGAACTGCTTGATGATCTGTTCCAGCAGGCTCGTGATCAGATCTCCGGTATCGCAGCTAAGGATGCGGAGAAGTATGAGGCTGTGCTGAAGGGCTTGGTTCTCGAGGGCTTGTACGCTCTCAATGAAGATAAGGTGTCGATTCGGGCGAGGAAGCAGGATACCGACGCTGTCAAGAAGGCGATTGAGGAGGCCGCGAAGGAATTCAAGGAGACCGTCGGCAAGGAAACGTCCGCGGagctggacgaggaggagccgCTGCCTGAGGGATC tgctggtggtgtcgtCATTATTGGTGGCCAGGGCAAGATCGAAATCAACAACACGTTCGAAGAGCGGCTGCGCCTGCTCGAAATCGACGCCCTCCCCGCCGTCCGCGAGACACTGTTCGGCAAGAACACCAACCGGAGGTTCTATGACTAG
- a CDS encoding uncharacterized protein (COG:S;~EggNog:ENOG410PN1K), which produces MRRITSFFNRPAFAAVNPGAQTSDRGNDLDQPSHSSPQSRHSNGPSSSSAEPDSQLELSLSQSIKDGENEALPHHSFLSTESAAKDPSPGTSFNSSQRVMKNGKEVVISSDGEDTDSLSSFESPDDLLARFVKPPGFVSKDDRENNTSKSGMILRNGGVNSAKSDNRSRLPVKVPKYSNTLDSLVVQAVDDNETEAGIAKLKAALEKEDLRKNGKQDDEKHNSLVPTTQLNEDTLASALGDQDDEMGLRRLLDAVRRTEALDLDKSWHFFDYKSELPPAVDFPKDCIDKDGYMFRLRERLSRERALHSGIIDFALSRSYLPDEVISWIFKAVPSETQDSIRQALCRAFKNANPERVKSLIKPADIDQVFQQLGATSQALATSETIVPDAHINKHNVKNNSLREGMLVSVLELLSGAADLLAEDTRERALNLSFRLTLDVSLTSNFLVCSELERTIVTMLESAPDDTADDMVHRVCTTVFDTVKDAMSQSRLVRHILPTSDWLALIRCRLAVSFLLNDASPLSEPPEKLINMKRITSILNQQRFDVKWYKGKGQHEYDYGELGAVAILLNIAIDSGRYEVEFPDKEAERTFNADVDALSDRLKIIFTSIEDSGASHLKRTLAKEAIEALHYRVVYSVRSKPRPKKSILGVPEERRENKGVFKSFFKPPKDSDELPLRPHDTAS; this is translated from the exons ATGCGACGCATTACCAGTTTCTTTAACCGTCCGGCTTTTGCAGCAGTGAACCCAGGCGCTCAGACCAGTGACCGCGGCAATGATCTCGATCAGCCATCGCACTCGTCCCCGCAATCTCGCCATTCAAATggcccctcttcttcatcagcgGAGCCAGACTCCCAGCTGGAACTGTCTTTGTCCCAATCCATAAAGGATGGCGAGAATGAAGCTCTGCCTCACCACAGCTTCCTCAGCACAGAATCTGCAGCTAAGGATCCATCCCCAGGAACAAGTTTCAATTCATCGCAACGTGTTATGAAGAACGGAAAAGAGGTTGTTATCAGCTCCGATGGCGAGGATACAGATTCATTAAGCTCGTTCGAGTCTCCGGACGATCTTCTTGCGAGATTTGTTAAGCCTCCTGGTTTTGTAAGCAAGGATGATAGAGAGAATAATACGTCTAAATCAGGAATGATCTTGCGGAACGGCGGCGTGAACAGCGCAAAGTCAGACAATCGGTCTCGCTTACCAGTTAAGGTCCCAAAGTACAGCAATACGCTAGACTCGCTTGTTGTCCAAGCAgttgatgataatgaaaCCGAGGCCGGTATTGCAAAGTTGAAAGCTGCtcttgagaaggaagatttGCGAAAGAACGGAAagcaggatgatgagaaacaCAATTCACTCGTGCCGACCACACAGCTAAATGAGGATACCCTCGCATCGGCTCTGGGTGACCAAGACGATGAAATGGGGCTACGACGTCTTCTAGATGCTGTTCGAAGAACAGAGGCTCTTGACCTAGACAAATCATGGCACTTTTTTGACTATAAAAGCGAATTACCCCCAGCGGTTGACTTTCCCAAAGACTGCATAGATAAAGACGGTTATATGTTCCGACTACGAG AGAGGCTTTCAAGGGAGCGGGCACTCCATTCAGGCATTATCGATTTTGCTCTATCGCGGTCATACTTGCCGGACGAGGTTATCTCGTGGATTTTCAAAGCTG TACCTTCAGAGACGCAAGACAGCATCAGGCAAGCGCTTTGTAGAGCTTTCAAA AATGCGAACCCTGAGCGGGTCAAGTCTCTCATAAAACCGGCCGACATCGATCAAGTTTTTCAACAGTTGGGAGCAACCTCCCAAGCATTGGCGACTTCTGAAACGATTGTTCCAGACGCGCACATCAACA AACATAATGTGAAGAACAACTCCCTACGTGAGGGAATGCTGGTCTCTGTCCTTGAGTTGCTCAGTGGGGCTGCAGACCT GCTTGCAGAGGATACTCGAGAGCGCGCACTGAATCTATCATTTCGTCTCACTCTCGATGTCTCATTGACCAGCAATTTCCTGGTCTGTTCTGAACTAGAGAGGACCATCGTCACCATGCTAGAGAGTGCCCCTGACGATACAGCCGATGACATG GTGCATCGTGTTTGCACGACTGTATTCGACACTGTCAAAGATGCGATGTCACAGAGTCGCCTGGTTAGGCATATACTTCCAACCTCAGACTGGCTCGCACTCATCCGGTGCCGCCTCGCGGTGTCCTTCTTGTTGAATGATGCTTCACCACTGAGTGAGCCGCCAGAAAAGCTCATCAATATGAAGCGTATAACCAGCATCCTCAATCAACAGCGGTTCGATGTGAAGTGGTACAAAGGGAAGGGGCAGCATGAATACGATTACGGAGAACTTGGAGCTGTCGCCATTCTTCTTAACATTGCCATCGATTCTGGACGGTATGAAGTGGAATTTCCGGATAAAGAAGCGGAGAGGACGTTCAACGCTGACGTTGATGCTCTTTCTGATCGGCTCAAAATCATTTTCACTTCCATTGAGGACTCGGGTGCCTCCCACTTGAAACGAACGTTGGCTAAGGAAGCCATCGAGGCTCTACATTATCGAGTCGTATATTCCGTCAGGTCAAAGCCACGTCCCAAAAAGTCAATCCTCGGGGTTCCTGAGGAGCGAAGAGAGAACAAAGGCGTGTTCAAATCATTCTTCAAGCCTCCGAAAGACAGCGATGAGCTGCCATTGCGGCCACATGATACAGCATCCTAA